The following proteins come from a genomic window of Nostoc sp. TCL26-01:
- the rpsN gene encoding 30S ribosomal protein S14: MAKKSMIEREKKRAKLVEKYAAKREALLEEFRTTESPLDKLEIHRQIQQLPRNSAPNRRRNRCWLTGRPRGVYRDFGLSRNVLREWAHEGLLPGVVKSSW; this comes from the coding sequence ATGGCCAAAAAGAGTATGATTGAGCGCGAAAAGAAACGCGCTAAGTTGGTAGAGAAATACGCTGCCAAGCGGGAAGCGCTCCTAGAGGAGTTCAGAACAACAGAATCTCCTTTGGATAAGTTGGAAATTCACCGCCAGATACAACAGTTACCCCGTAACAGTGCGCCTAATCGTCGTCGCAACCGTTGTTGGTTGACTGGTCGTCCTAGAGGTGTGTATCGTGACTTTGGGCTGTCTCGCAACGTTTTACGGGAATGGGCCCATGAAGGTCTTTTACCTGGAGTGGTTAAGTCTAGTTGGTAG
- a CDS encoding PIN domain-containing protein: MYLLDTNHCSQAILGNANVLHRLAEVENSVITTCVIVQGELIDMAKRSQRKESNLTLIHRFLTGIYIHKIDESTATIYGQLKAALFNQFAPKEKSKRRKTKITDLGFDENDLWIAAVTLEHGMTIVSADSDFQRIQQVRALSTESWL, from the coding sequence ATGTACTTGTTAGATACAAATCACTGTAGCCAAGCAATACTGGGTAATGCTAATGTGCTTCATCGCCTTGCGGAAGTGGAAAATTCTGTGATTACAACCTGTGTCATCGTTCAAGGTGAACTGATAGACATGGCAAAACGTTCTCAACGCAAGGAAAGTAACTTAACTCTAATTCACCGTTTTCTAACGGGTATATACATTCACAAAATTGATGAATCTACTGCTACTATTTACGGACAACTCAAAGCCGCTTTATTTAATCAATTTGCACCAAAAGAGAAAAGCAAGCGGAGAAAAACAAAAATAACTGATCTAGGCTTTGATGAAAATGACCTTTGGATTGCGGCTGTAACCTTAGAACACGGAATGACCATTGTATCAGCCGATAGCGACTTCCAGAGAATTCAGCAAGTAAGAGCATTGTCTACTGAATCTTGGCTGTAA
- a CDS encoding AI-2E family transporter, whose protein sequence is MSGIEAKNFWQRLSNLALVRFLLLVASGWAIVQLLEYFQTVIIIFTFAAILAFLLSYPVQWLERFLPHSLAVVLVFLTSIVILGGLLITVGLAVLSQGQQLIDSISVFLSSLLPFLERLEEFLRNRNLQIDLSVIQEQLRSQAVSTLVTSLAILQQFLTNFVTFILIAVVAFFMLLDGEKLWNFILKIVPQQHRTKFTKIIRRSFLGFFRGQLLLSLFLTSSTLIVFLLLQVPFALILSVIVGVVDIIPGIGATLGVSIITLIVLSQNVWLALKVLVACILLQQIQDNLIAPRIMQGALNLNPVVVFMALLVGANVAGLLGVFISIPITGVIVSLFEIDEMKAEV, encoded by the coding sequence ATGAGTGGCATTGAAGCCAAAAATTTCTGGCAGCGATTGAGTAATCTGGCACTAGTCCGCTTTTTGCTGTTAGTTGCTAGCGGTTGGGCTATTGTCCAGCTTTTAGAATACTTTCAAACAGTAATTATAATTTTTACATTTGCGGCCATTTTGGCTTTTTTACTCAGCTATCCTGTACAATGGCTAGAGCGTTTTCTACCCCATAGTCTAGCAGTTGTTTTAGTGTTCCTCACTAGTATCGTGATCTTAGGAGGATTATTAATTACTGTTGGTTTAGCGGTTTTATCTCAAGGACAGCAATTAATTGATAGCATATCTGTATTTTTATCTTCTTTGTTACCTTTCTTAGAAAGACTGGAAGAATTCTTACGCAACCGTAATCTGCAAATAGATTTAAGCGTAATTCAAGAACAATTGCGGAGTCAGGCTGTATCAACTTTAGTGACGAGTTTGGCTATACTACAGCAATTTTTAACCAATTTTGTCACATTTATTTTAATTGCTGTCGTTGCCTTTTTTATGTTGCTAGATGGTGAAAAGTTGTGGAACTTTATTCTGAAAATAGTGCCGCAACAGCATCGAACTAAATTTACTAAAATTATTAGACGCAGTTTTCTCGGATTTTTTCGTGGTCAGTTATTATTAAGCTTATTTTTGACAAGTTCAACTTTGATTGTTTTCTTATTATTACAAGTACCTTTTGCTCTTATACTGTCTGTAATTGTGGGCGTAGTAGATATAATTCCCGGTATCGGTGCAACTTTGGGCGTTAGCATAATTACTCTAATTGTCTTATCTCAAAATGTTTGGTTAGCTTTAAAAGTATTAGTTGCTTGTATTCTCCTCCAGCAAATACAAGACAATTTAATTGCCCCTCGCATTATGCAAGGAGCGCTAAATCTTAATCCTGTGGTCGTATTTATGGCATTATTGGTTGGTGCTAATGTGGCAGGTTTATTAGGTGTGTTTATCTCTATTCCGATTACAGGAGTGATAGTTTCTTTATTTGAAATAGATGAGATGAAAGCGGAGGTTTAG
- a CDS encoding 1-acyl-sn-glycerol-3-phosphate acyltransferase: MSQSREPLISWALYNALKWSVVSPMLHAYFRGRIYGVENVPQSDPLVVVSNHASYFDPPIVSNCVCRPVAYMAKEELFAVPVLAQVIKLYGAYPVSRGSADRNAIRAALEYLEHGWAVGVFLEGTRTPDGRISDPKRGAALLAAKAKAPILPVCLWGSEQILQKGSSFPRAVPLTVRIGNLIDTPTSTNKDELEAVTQKCARVINEMHDLGRG, translated from the coding sequence ATGTCTCAAAGTCGTGAACCATTAATTAGTTGGGCGCTATACAATGCTCTGAAGTGGTCGGTTGTTAGTCCGATGCTGCACGCTTATTTTCGTGGTCGGATTTATGGTGTGGAAAATGTCCCCCAATCAGACCCTTTAGTAGTTGTGAGTAATCATGCTAGTTATTTTGATCCGCCAATTGTCTCAAACTGCGTGTGTCGTCCTGTAGCTTACATGGCAAAAGAGGAATTATTTGCCGTTCCCGTCTTAGCACAGGTGATTAAATTGTATGGTGCTTACCCGGTGAGTCGGGGAAGTGCCGATCGCAATGCTATCCGTGCCGCTTTAGAATATTTAGAACATGGCTGGGCTGTGGGTGTATTTTTAGAAGGTACTCGTACCCCTGATGGTCGAATTAGCGACCCGAAAAGAGGTGCAGCGCTACTCGCAGCTAAAGCTAAAGCACCGATATTACCTGTTTGTTTATGGGGTTCAGAGCAGATTTTGCAAAAAGGCTCGTCTTTTCCCCGTGCAGTTCCCTTGACTGTGAGGATTGGTAATTTAATTGATACTCCCACTTCTACAAATAAAGATGAATTAGAAGCAGTGACACAAAAATGTGCCAGAGTAATTAATGAAATGCACGATTTAGGCCGGGGGTAA
- a CDS encoding DUF2288 domain-containing protein, with protein MSDLRAELSETIDEAEWEWLIPHLQRDAVILVSLNLSLLDVGEAIANDNIASVQKWIDQQFITKPSVEQVGIWNSDRTKRFNTLIIQPYVLMQEIVG; from the coding sequence ATGTCTGATTTAAGAGCCGAATTATCAGAAACTATAGATGAGGCAGAATGGGAATGGTTGATTCCTCATTTACAGAGAGATGCAGTAATTTTGGTGTCACTGAATTTAAGTTTATTGGATGTGGGGGAAGCGATCGCTAATGATAATATTGCTTCAGTCCAAAAGTGGATTGATCAGCAGTTCATCACTAAACCTTCAGTTGAGCAAGTAGGGATATGGAATAGCGATCGCACAAAACGATTTAATACGCTCATTATCCAGCCTTATGTTTTAATGCAGGAAATTGTGGGGTAA
- a CDS encoding S-methyl-5'-thioadenosine phosphorylase: MAHAKIGIIGGSGLYKMAALKDVEEVQIQTPFGSPSDALILGTLDETKVAFLARHGRNHTLLPSELPFRANIYAMKQLGVEYLISASAVGSLQAAAKPLDMVVPDQFIDRTKNRVSTFFGEGIVAHIAFGEPICPNLAGVLSDAIASLNLPDVTLHKGGTYICMEGPAFSTKAESQLYRSWGATVIGMTNLPEAKLAREAEIAYATLALVTDYDCWHPDHDSVTVEMVIGNLQRNAVNAQQVIQETVRRLSEHPPSSDAHSALKYAILTNLEKAPTATKEKLGLLLQKYL, from the coding sequence ATGGCTCATGCAAAGATTGGAATTATTGGTGGTAGCGGCCTTTACAAAATGGCAGCGCTCAAAGATGTTGAAGAAGTACAAATTCAGACACCCTTCGGTTCGCCCTCTGATGCGTTAATTCTAGGAACATTAGATGAAACAAAAGTAGCTTTTTTAGCTAGGCATGGTCGTAATCATACGCTGTTGCCATCGGAATTACCCTTTCGGGCTAATATCTACGCCATGAAACAATTAGGTGTAGAGTATTTAATTTCGGCTAGTGCAGTTGGTTCTTTACAAGCAGCAGCCAAACCATTAGATATGGTAGTACCAGATCAGTTTATTGATAGAACCAAAAATCGAGTTTCGACATTTTTCGGTGAAGGTATCGTGGCTCACATTGCTTTTGGAGAGCCGATTTGCCCAAATCTAGCGGGAGTTTTGAGTGATGCGATCGCTTCCTTAAATTTACCAGATGTTACTCTCCACAAAGGTGGTACTTATATCTGTATGGAAGGGCCAGCTTTTTCCACAAAGGCTGAATCGCAACTATATCGCAGTTGGGGTGCAACAGTTATTGGTATGACCAATTTACCAGAAGCCAAGTTAGCCAGGGAAGCAGAAATTGCCTATGCAACTTTAGCACTGGTGACAGATTACGATTGCTGGCATCCAGATCATGATAGTGTGACGGTAGAGATGGTAATTGGTAATCTCCAACGCAATGCTGTCAACGCTCAACAAGTCATCCAAGAAACTGTGCGCCGATTAAGTGAGCATCCACCGTCAAGTGATGCTCATTCAGCGCTGAAGTATGCTATTTTAACGAATCTGGAGAAAGCACCAACGGCAACGAAAGAAAAGTTAGGGTTGCTGTTGCAGAAGTATTTGTGA
- the aat gene encoding leucyl/phenylalanyl-tRNA--protein transferase, with the protein MQYDIDTIIQGYAQGYFLMADDNNSLGWYGSRDRTLIPLDERFRYPKSLQRVLNQEKFTVAINRDFPAVVAGCANRETTWISPELAEIYYLLYQTGYAYSFETWQGDELAGGILGIVIGGAFIGESMFYQIPDGSKVAMVKLVERLRQQGFVMFDAQMMNPHLERFGAYSINDQEYQTLLETALSSSCNLI; encoded by the coding sequence ATGCAGTATGATATTGATACTATTATCCAAGGCTATGCTCAAGGCTATTTTCTCATGGCTGATGACAATAATAGCCTGGGCTGGTACGGAAGTCGCGATCGCACTCTCATTCCCCTAGATGAACGGTTTCGCTACCCTAAATCTTTACAGCGTGTCTTGAACCAAGAAAAGTTTACTGTCGCCATTAACCGAGATTTTCCGGCTGTAGTCGCTGGCTGTGCTAATCGTGAAACTACTTGGATTTCACCAGAATTAGCAGAAATTTATTACCTACTTTACCAAACAGGTTATGCCTATAGTTTTGAAACATGGCAAGGTGACGAACTAGCGGGAGGCATTTTAGGTATTGTCATTGGTGGGGCTTTTATTGGCGAGTCCATGTTCTACCAAATTCCTGATGGTTCTAAAGTAGCAATGGTTAAGTTGGTAGAAAGATTGCGCCAACAGGGATTTGTCATGTTTGATGCTCAAATGATGAATCCCCATTTAGAAAGATTTGGCGCTTACAGTATCAATGATCAAGAATATCAAACTCTACTAGAAACAGCATTGTCTAGTTCTTGTAATCTCATTTAG
- a CDS encoding DUF2281 domain-containing protein: MTIKELLLLEIESTPDTILAETLDFIRFLKTKETQTQPISEMADSATHTTVNSTGHSLLEHLKTIGKWSGDDLKECLELVYATRGKAKFDYENPFE, encoded by the coding sequence ATGACTATCAAAGAATTACTTCTTTTGGAAATCGAATCGACCCCAGATACAATTCTGGCTGAAACGCTAGACTTTATACGCTTTTTAAAAACAAAGGAAACCCAAACACAGCCTATTTCGGAAATGGCAGACTCTGCCACTCACACTACAGTAAATTCTACAGGTCACTCACTGCTCGAACACTTAAAAACAATTGGTAAATGGTCAGGCGATGATTTAAAAGAATGTCTTGAGTTAGTTTATGCTACTCGCGGCAAAGCCAAATTTGATTATGAAAACCCCTTTGAATAA
- the fabD gene encoding ACP S-malonyltransferase gives MTKTAWVFPGQGSQALGMGTDLLDIPTAKEKFAQAREILGWSVTEICQNEEAKLSQTLYTQPILYVVESILTDLIRERGHQPDLVAGHSLGEYIALYVAGVFDWSAGLHLVKRRAELMDIAVGGMMAALMNFDREQLETVIANTPNVVLANDNSPAQVVISGTPEAVKTVMSQVKAKRAIPLKVSGAFHSHLMATAAAEFQTILDTVEFQPATVPVLSNVEPVATVDATILKQRLSQQITGSVRWREISLQLPVNSIEKVIEIGPGNVLTGLIKRTIPDLILTNVRNAAELPN, from the coding sequence ATGACAAAAACTGCATGGGTGTTTCCCGGACAAGGTTCTCAAGCATTGGGAATGGGAACAGATTTATTAGATATACCAACCGCCAAAGAAAAGTTTGCCCAGGCTAGGGAAATCTTAGGTTGGTCTGTCACCGAAATTTGCCAAAACGAAGAGGCAAAATTATCACAGACACTTTATACTCAACCCATTCTTTACGTAGTAGAGAGTATTTTGACTGACCTGATCCGGGAAAGGGGACATCAACCAGATTTAGTTGCTGGTCATAGTTTAGGAGAATATATTGCTCTTTACGTGGCTGGAGTTTTTGACTGGTCTGCTGGATTACATCTAGTAAAGCGACGTGCTGAACTCATGGATATCGCCGTTGGTGGGATGATGGCGGCCTTGATGAATTTTGACCGTGAACAATTGGAAACAGTCATTGCCAATACTCCTAATGTAGTGCTGGCAAATGATAACAGTCCAGCACAGGTAGTTATTTCTGGCACTCCAGAAGCTGTCAAAACAGTCATGTCTCAGGTTAAAGCCAAGCGTGCCATTCCCTTAAAAGTTTCCGGGGCTTTTCATTCTCATCTAATGGCGACAGCCGCAGCAGAATTCCAAACCATTCTAGACACTGTAGAATTTCAACCAGCTACAGTCCCCGTCTTATCCAACGTCGAACCAGTAGCAACAGTTGATGCGACAATTTTAAAGCAACGCCTCAGTCAACAGATAACTGGTTCAGTACGCTGGCGAGAAATTTCTCTACAATTACCAGTCAACAGCATTGAAAAAGTCATAGAAATCGGCCCTGGTAACGTGCTAACTGGTTTGATTAAACGCACCATCCCTGATTTAATTTTAACCAACGTCCGTAATGCGGCAGAATTACCGAATTAG